DNA sequence from the Halorubrum aethiopicum genome:
GGTCTCATAGCGGACCCCTCGTTGCCGCTGTAAACGCCGTATCGGGGTCGGTCCCACACCCCGGATTGCCGCTGTAAACACGGATGGTGTCTGACCTCCAGATGAAACCACGGATGAAGCGGCAAATGTCGCCAGAGAAACGGTCAGCTACTCGATCTAGGAGAGAACACGACGGTAGCACGACGAGCGGTTCACGTCTTCGACGCCAAAACGTCGTGGCGTCTCAGTATGCCAAAAGCGTGGTACGGTAGCAAACAACACGCTTTGTCATAAAGCTACTGGTTGAAGACGAGTTGATGGCGAGGTCATGTGAGGAGGTTCTTTGGGATTTCACGTGAATGAACCGCTCTCTCGCCGTCTTACAGCGGCAACGAGGGGTCCGTCTCATCCGTCACGCCATACTGTCGTTCTGGGAGAGGGTTACAGCGGCAACGTGGGGTGTGTCTATTCGAACATCGTCTCCGTGTTTCGAGACGACTCTTTACAGCGGCACTCCGGGGTGCCGTCTACACGTCTCATCAAACCGCGATCGCCGGAGGTGTTTACAGCGGCAACGAGGGGTGTTTCATCGTGTCGCCTCGCTATCCCGATAGCGTCACCGAGTTTACTTTCACTTCCACTACGCCTTTGGCTCTCTCTTAACCGTCTGGCACCAGTAGGTAGAGTCGCGGCTCGGCCGGTCGCTATCGGCGCAACCCCCTACACGTCTCCCAGGTCATCGGCGCTTTTCTCGTCGATGGCCTATTCCCCCTCAGTACGTGCCTGAAAATCGTGGATCCGTGGAATGTAATTTCGAGTATTCGTCGAGACAATCGCTGTTGCTTCGTGAAAATGCCTTCACAGTAAGGGGGTGTGCCGAGGAGCGACAAACACCGGTGTTGCCGCATTGATACGCTATTTTGCCCTACATAATAAACACTTTGGACAACGTATCACGAATGGTAACACAACTCTATTTCGGCATGAAACTTGTCAGGGACCACTTTTACCATTTCATGTAACGGCGGATCAATCATGACGAATAAGTCTCGTGACACACTCGATTCAGTTCGATTTGCTGATCTCATCGATTCTGGTGACGACATCCCTGCGCTCGCGGATCGACTCAAATCGATCGCCGCCGCCGAACGCGACCAGGGACTAGAAACGACTGTCGACGAGCTGCTCGCACAGAGTCGCCGGAATGATGCCGCGTATCTGATGCCATCGGACATCGAGAAGGCCGAGTGGGTCGCCGATCTGTACGAGCGTGAAGACCGACCCGACGAGCACGCTCGCGACTTTCACTATCGGCTCGTCAGTGGGGAGTACGAGCGGCGCAACGGCGAGCCGTACGTGAATAGTGATACGTGCTGGAAAGAACTGAATGAGGCGTTGAAGTGGGCAAGGATCCTCCGGTATATCGAGCCCGGCGAGATGGAGAACACGCGGAATCACACCGTCACGCCGACTGCCTTTGACGATGTCGAGCGACCTCTTCCGGAGTCGGGGCCGAGTCTCGATGACGCGAGTACTGACGTCGACGTGGACGATGGGTTCCGATCACCGCGCATCCCACAGGAAGTAACACTCGCGCGGGCGTTGTTCGAAGACGCCGACGAGTTCATCGCGACGGCCGCGAAGATGATCGCCGATCAGACCTTCCGTCGGGTGTACTTCTCCGAAAGCGCCGAACAGCGGTACTACATCGAGATATGGTGTGAGAAATCCGGCGTCGTTCCCGAGGATCTGGCCGGCGAGTACGGGGCGACGATCCGCGAGTCCGGGCAGGGTGAGTTCTCACTCGGGATGGTCGAGGAAGCGATCACGATCGCGTCAAAACGCGATCAGGATCTGGCCGTGATCGTCGTGAGTGACTACGACGCCGCAGGAAACGACATGCCGCTTTCGGCTTCGCGAAAGCTAGAGGTCCTCGGCGCGCTCGATGACGTGGAAGTCGAAGTGACGCAGGGCGCGATCACGAAAGACCAGGTCGAAGAGTACGGCATCCCCGGCAACCCGTCGGCCTCGAAGGTACCGAAGGGACTGGAGGAGGGCGTCCGCGGGGCGAAAGGCTACGAGACGCAAAAAGAGCTGTTCCGCGAGTATGCCGGCCAATTTCCAGTGGAACTCCAGGGGTTCACGTCGACAGAGCCCGAGGCGTTCGAGGACGAACTGGAGTCGTCGCTCGCGACGTTTTACGATGCCGAGCTCGGCGACCGGATCAAATCGGAGGTTCGTGAGGCTCGCGAGCGAGCGCAACGCCGACTCGTCGACGCGTTCGGGCAGCACCGCGAGGAGATACAGACCGCGCTCGACAAATTACACCAGGGCCTCGATCGCTACGATGACGAAATGACCCCACATGTGAACGCCACGATCGACGGGCTTGAACGGCTCGCGGCTCGGGAGCAACAGGTGCGCGACGAGTGTGAGATTCGCGAGCGACGCGATCGCGTTGAGGACGTGGTCGACCGCGTGGATCACCGCGCCGTCGTCGCAGAGGTGGCCGTGCCGGTCCCCAACCCCGAGACGCCGGGGATTGATGATCCGATCCTCGACACTCGCCGGTCGTTTCTGGAACAGTTGAACGCGTACAAGCGACACAACATGCGCTCTGAAAGCGACGACGACAGCGGAGGTGGCGACACCCGAGAATAGGTCGACCTCGACGACAGCAAAAGCGGGATTGTTACTATTCCATAGTAACGATGGTTGTACGTGATAACCAGCAAAGGTCGGATTGACCCTTCGATACACACCGAAGAACTGTTTACCTCTTCTTGAGCAGGTTACGAGAGAATGGCCGACCGAGTGGATCTTAATCGTCTCAAATCACCTGGGTCTCTTCTCGTACTTGGGACGGTGGGGTTTATCCTACTCATTCTCACCTTCATCATCGAGGTCCGGATCATATTCGAGAATCCTGCGTTTGGTGATATCACGGATGTTTTTCGTGTATTTTGGAGTCTTATTCTCGCAGTGGCGACTCTTGGTTCGTTTGCTCTTGCTGTACACAGCTACCGACGCGACGATGATCCGAGTGGCCCCCCGACGCAATTCAGTGTCAGGGGCAGAAACCACGATATCGACTTCCATGTACACATTGGTGAATCCGATGACTCGGGTGAGTCAGAACAGCCTCAAGAAGAACATGAGGAAGCTGAAGAAGATAGCGAGGAACTGCGTCCAGATCCAGTCCCTGAGTCCGAAAAAGCAGAGGATTCAGACGAGCGTTAAAGGTCGATTTGTCGGGTTAGCCACTCTCGTGCGGCCGCCGAAAGCATGGCTTCCCACGAACTGAATCCCGTGTGCTTGTCAACGTATCTGTCAAATTCAGCCTCGTCGATCTTCTCAAAGTCCTCTTCTGATTCGACGGTCCAACGGCTTTCCTCGAAGAACTCAGAAATCGAATCGAAGTCCGTATTCGTGGCCATGAACCCGTCGGTGAACAGCTCCTCCATCGGGATGTCCTGCTCGACATCGAGGGAAGTGGATAGCTCGTCGAACTGATCAGCGAGTTCTTCGAACCCTTCGATCTGGACGCTCATACTCGGATAATAGCCGAGGAATGTATTAAAATACAGGGCTGTGGGTTTCCTACTCTCATTCCTACAGCGTTCCTCTGGGGTTGGTGTGAGCCACATCATGCTCTCTGGGAACGAGGATAACGATAATGGCGACGCTGTCGACGGCGTGTGACGCTTGTTACTATCTGATAGTAACGTGTGAATGTCGGAACGGTATCCGTTCCGGTACCGCTACCGGTATCGATATCGGTACTGTTGACGGTAGCGCAAGCGGTACCATGAGCGGTATCGATATCGGTATCATATACGGTACCGTAATCGGTATCGTCTATAGATGTGCTTGTGAGTTACTCTTAGACTGTATTAGATGGTGATTGTTGGCGGCCTGAAATCGAGTAAAGTCGTCGCGCGGTGATCGTGGGTGTCTGTGTGTCCCTTCGGAAGCAACAGAAACAAACGAACACCGTGGTGTCACCTGGGAATATTCTGAGGAACGGCCGCGCGAAGGATACTGCGTACGCGGGTCGTCCGGTCGCGCGCCTGAGATGCGAAACTGCCCTTCGTCTAGACACGGAATGGATGAAATTCGATGGTAGTGAGGCGTGCTCCAGTTGAAACCCCGGTTTCGTGTCGAGCGCGAAATGACGATCGCGCTCACCAATTCTGAGTAGTCATATTCCGCGAGGATTCCGATCGACCACAGTCGCGAAGGCGACGTTCTCCTGTGTCCGATCAATCTCTACAGTGACGTAATCACCGACTCTCGTGTCGGGGACGATCACGACGTACCCACGTTCGATTTTCGCGATCCCGTCACCTTGTTCGCCGATGGCCTCGATTTCGACCTCACAGCGATCGCCCTCCTCAACTGGCGGCCCTGCTGATTGTTGCGATCCTGCCGATGGAGATGTTGGCTGATCTGTGGATTCAGTCGATGTCTCCGCCGTCGACGACGACGAGATTACCGCGACTCGGTATGTCTCTCCAATTTCAAGAGAGCCGCTCTCGATTTCTCGTGCCGGAACCGTGATTTGATACTCACCATCTCGTTGCTCAATTGTCTCAGAATACAGTGTACGAAGCGACTCGGAGAGTTCCATTGTAGCGTTCGACAATCTATGCGTACCATCTTGATTCTACGGTACGAAATTCAGCCGATCAGGCGATCAAGTTTCTCCCAGTTGATTTGAATCGCCCGGTGGCCGACCTTCGTGAGCTTCCACGCGTTGTCGTGGCGTTCCATACAGGCGGCAAAGTCGTGTCGCTCCGACCGCCATCGACCGATCGTCCCCTTTGGGATCCCACACTGGTCAGCAACGTCATCGAGCGTTCGGAGGTCCTCCGGATCGGCCAATTGGACGCCCTCAAGCGTCTGAATCATATTCGAGCGCATTGATTTCATGTTCTTGCCGATCCACATCTCCAGCGGCTTCGGGACGTTGTTCTCGTCGAGGACACGCCGCTTCTCTTCGTCCATCTTGTCGTCCATGTTCTGAAAGGAGAGACTCCGCTCGCTGGCTTCGCGATCGCGAGTGAGCGAGAGGTCGCTCCGGATCGTGGCGTCGCGACGACCCTCGATGGCAGTTTCGATGAGCTCGGTCGGAATCGGGCCGGGGGGCTCGACGTCCTCGGCCGTCATCGTCACGGGAACGTTTTGTCGAATGTCCTCCCACAAGAGGTGCCACTCGCCGTTCTCGGGAAGGTTGTCGTTCTCGACATCGATCGGCTTCACGTAGCCCGATCGCGTGTTGATGTACACGTCCTTGTCTCGGTGAGCAGTGATCCACCCGGTGCCCCGACCTTCGTATACACGAGCGCCCCATGCCTTCGCGTAGCGGTCGCGCCAGTGTTCATCACCGAGTCCGAGCCCGCACCGTGCTCCGCGCCAGTTTATCGGCCAGTGTTC
Encoded proteins:
- a CDS encoding TRAM domain-containing protein, producing the protein MELSESLRTLYSETIEQRDGEYQITVPAREIESGSLEIGETYRVAVISSSSTAETSTESTDQPTSPSAGSQQSAGPPVEEGDRCEVEIEAIGEQGDGIAKIERGYVVIVPDTRVGDYVTVEIDRTQENVAFATVVDRNPRGI